tttattgaatGCTCTTTTATTTCTAGATATTTCATTGTATGGCATGATGTTCAAGCTGCATGTTGAAAGAGAAGCACTAGATTAAATTATTGGATTCTTGGTTCTCCCAGGTGCAGGCCCCAAATCAGAAGGCTCAGTTTGGGCACTCAGATCAGCCTTTAAGTGTCCAAAAGTCCAGTTGAAATGGAACTGGGTTCCTTAGCTTAAGCATCCGTGTTTGAAAACTTAGATACACTCTGAGCCACATCTGCCTTGCTTTACATAGGCTTATTGACTTCCACTCACATTAAAGGGGGGTAGGATTTGGTCCACTAGGCACTGATTTCAATGTTCTCACAGAAGCCAAaatccactccccagcaggaatAATTCGGCTCGGCGCTGGGAAACTCTGTAGGAGGAAGTATTAAGGGAAAGCCTCCCTTTAGGCCAATGGGTTGGTAATGGAACTTCTCCATGGCTGCTACTGGAGGCCTCCATGGCCCTGGTGACCCTTCTGTCCTCACCCCTATGTAAAAGTACAGTGGATCCTCCAGCCCttgatgggggcggggaggggaataCAAGGAGGCATCTCTCATTCTACTAGTTTTCCTTCCTGTGTCTGATTAAATCAATTATTTGTGCAGGTGCTAAAAGGCGCAGCTACTTGTTTCTATGCCTTCATTGGCTTTGACATAATCGCCACCACCGGAGAAGAAGCTAAGAGTCCCAACACCTCCATTCCCTATGCGATCACGGCTTCATTGGTCACGTGCCTGACAGCATATGTATCTGTAAGTACCAAATACATACAACGTTTCTCTCCTGTAGCTTCTGTGCTGCTTTCTTTAGTGAGATAATGTGCCGGTGAGATCATGTAACAAATGTTTCCTTCTCTGGTGGATGTGCATGACTACATCAGCTGTGGATGTGTTTGACTATATCAATGTCTTTCTGTGGCTGCCCTTTGACCTCCCAGTCTGTTGTTTCCAGGCGGAGGATTCAGATAGTTTCATTCTGATGGGGATCCCATTTCCTGTGCCAGCTACATGGAGCATGTGACAGCATGTGACAGCCTGTCTTTTCCCCATGCATAATCTACATCATCCGATACAAAGGGGAGGTCAGTGTGTAAGactgcagcaaaacaaagaagAGCACCAGAGATGCAGGACACATTTCCCAAGCTGCATCTTTGGAAGAGGAACCACTTCCACTGCTACAAATTTGGGACACTGCCCAGGGCAGCATAGACCATAGATCATAGGCAGTAACGGGTGGGGGTGGCAAGCATAGAAATGGCAGAAGCATTGTTCTGCTACTCGGCATCCAAATAAACACACATCTGTCTTCAGGGTAATGGAACAAAACTGAGTGAGTCATAGGGGGAAAATGTTGTTCTAACTGTTTTACCTAAAACCTATCCAGAGGCCACCAGGCTATCCTCTTTCCTTAATCATGGCAGTTACCAGCCAAGTCccttcatttatttttcatttggatAATtgttctgcagtgaagaccataTTTTGTCCTTTGCAAATAATGGTTTAAGTATGCTATATAAGAAACATAGGATGTGTGGCCATTTCTGAAACcgcattttaaatatttctgatttTCATCACTGAGAAACTGATCTCGTCCATTGTGGGTCCTCGGCAGAAATATAAGCTGCAGTCAAGAACAACCCTCTATACTCCTCCACTCCTCCCTCGGTGTCTTCTTTTGTCTTTGATAGGTGAGTGTAATCTTAACTCTGATGGTGCCATACTCTGCCATTGATTCTGAATCCCCCTTGATGGAAATGTTTGTAGCCCACGGATTCTATGCCGCTAAATTCATCGTTGCCATCGGCTCTGTAGCAGGATTGACAGTGAGCTTGCTGGGCTCCCTTTTCCCAATGCCTAGAGTCATTTATGCCATGGCTGGTGATGGGCTGCTCTTCAGGTGAGTCATGCTTTTGCTGTCATTTATTTTTGCCCCCTGATGCTTTGTGACTTGAGTTCAAGTTAAAggctctgctctcactgaagtcaatgggaatttcaccctaaatgaaCTGATGTGCACTTCAGATTATACTGAGATTGCCTGGAGCTACAAGCTACCCAAAATTCAGGGTAGTTCCCTTGTCATTATAGCCACTTCTTTGGGAGGGTCAGGCACTGGAATGTTACCCAGAGAAGCAATTATACTAGAGCTTAGTCTAGCTCCATACCCTAGTACCGCGGCTTTGCATCCAGGTAAGTGTTACTGTCACAGGGAGCCTCCACTGTGTGCAGTTTTAACGTTCTGTGACTGTTTCACACTCCAGATTCTTGTCCCATGTGAGTTCTTACACGGAGACTCCAGTGGTGGCTTGTATTGTCTCAGGATTTCTAGCAGCACTGCTCTCCTTGCTGGTCAGCCTAAGGGACCTGATAGAAATGATGTCCATCGGCACACTCCTGGCCTACACTTTGGTCTCTGTTTGTGTCTTGCTTCTCCGATACCAGCCAGAGAGCGACATTGACGGCTTTGTCAAATTCCTCTCTGAGGAACACACCAAGAAGAAGGAAGGGATTCTAGCTGACTGTGAGAAGGAGGCTTGCTCTCCAGTGAGCGAAGGGGAGGAGTTTACTGGCGCACTCACCAACACGTGCGGTGCAAAAAATCTGCCGTCGTTGGGTGACAACGAGATGCTAATTGGGAAAGCAGATAAACCCACCTACAACATCAACCACCCCAACTATGGCACAGTTGACATGACCTCAGGAATCGAGGCAGATGAGTCTGAAAACATTTACCTCATCAAGCTGAAGAAATTAATAGGGCCACGTTATTACACAATGAGGATTCACCTGGGACTGCCAGGGAAAATGGATCGCCCGACTGCAGCTACTGGCCGCACTGTCACCACCTGTGTGCTCCTACTTTTCGTCCTGATGTTCATCTTCTGCTCTTTCATAATTTTCGGTGCAGACTATATCTATGACGAGAGCTGGTGGGCTATTCTCCTGGTGGTTTTGATGGTCCTGCTCATCATTGCATTGGTATTTGTGATCTTGCAACAGCCAGAAAACCCCAAAAAGCTGCCATATATGGCACCTTGTCTCCCTTTCGTCCCTGCATTTGCCATGTTGGTGAATATTTATCTCATGCTGAAGCTCTCCACAATCACATGGCTCCGATTTGCTGTCTGGTGTTTTGTGGGTAAGTCTTGGATTTTTTAAGTGACtctgttttaaaagagctgtaaAAGTAACTTCTCTGGCAGATGGAAACCTAGATGTCACTctcctttttcctccctcccacTCTTCCTGCCCATCCCCTCCTTTTCTTTACTTTCTGTTCTTCTGtccccattttttcttttttccatgttCTCCCCTTATTTGGGGGAGATTTTTTGAATACAATATaaattccccccaaaaaaacccaaaaagggAACTTTACTAATTAGAAAAATTGGGCCACGCTGTCATTCTAACCAGTCTGAGTTGTCAGCTAGGGTATATCACAATTCTCTGCAGCATCTTCAACTGTGAtcccaaaacactttaaaaactcaAATTAATTCAGCACCCCCGGGAAGTGGCCTAGCATCATCATCCTCATATTGCAAACAGAgacactgaagcacagaggggtgaagtgccttgcccatggtcaccctACAGGGCAGAGGCACAATccggaatagaatccaggtcttacTTGCCATCCGACCATCTATGCAGCCAACCACACTGCAACTCCAGCTATGCACGCTGTAGGGTGAGCCAGTGTCAGGCTGGAGACTAGAAGGCAGGAAACCTGGTTCACAGTCTCCCACTTTAACCATCATACAACACCTTCTCTTAAAGCCAGCGCTTAAAGGTTAGCATTCATGtttatgtttgtatttatttatttatggttgCTTTTTTCCACCTCCCACTCTGCTGTCCGGGCACGTCTACAAACATTCAGACATTCAGTATCAACATTAAAATGATCATCTCTGCAATAAACTCCTCTCCCACCACTGAAATATTTACATTTGTCCCCCCTATAAATACCCCCTACTATCATCATAATCAAAAGAACAGTCCCACATCTACCAGCCCACCCTCTCCAAATgtccagggggaaaaaacaggccTTATAGCATGTCCAGAAGATTAACAAATCTGGGCCATAGAGAACCAAAGCAGGATAAGAATACCAGAGTAAAGGACCCCTCATGGggaatattattatttgtattgtggtagggTGTATGAGGCCCAGTCATGGACCCCATAGTGCTAGGGTGCTGTACAgactcagaacaaaaagactgttccTGCCCCAAATGTCCTGCCAACAGCCCCTTCCCAATCCAACCAGAGCTCAGGATCCTACTTTGATTGCAACTGTGGCCATATGGCACAGGGCGAGAGTTGGGAAGTTGTATGCTAAATGTTATTCTGCTTACAAGACTAAGCCTTTTTTAAAGAGGAACAATGATTGACATCTGAGCCAACGGCTTGTCCGCCGTGTGTCAGCCCAATCCAAATTCAAGCAGTCTTcttctcatcatcatcatcatccctacCAGGGGTTGTGATGGGAAAGAAGAGCAGCTCAGCGTTTATCACAGTGATGCCGCTGGGTGCCACTTGAACATTTCCATTCCAGCTGGCAGCTGCAAAACCCGGCCTTATCAACGGCTTTTATTGGTAGAAATTTACTCCATTTGACTAAAAGTGAAAAACAATCAACAATGAAAACCCCCTCCACATATGTTATCAACAGCAGGCAGGTTTTCCTGTTTATAAAAGAATCCAGAGGGACCGGTTGTCCCACCCACCATGAAAGCTGTGTGGGTCTCACTCCCTTATCTGTCATCACAGaactgcagggccagggcagattTCAGCAGTTGATCTTTCACCTGCACTGCATAGGTTGGAGGCTGCTTTCCCTAGCAAGTAAATTGCCTGTTTTAGGAGTTAGACTTTGCACTAAATCCagtttttaatagttttttccAAAAATAATTTGGGTACCTGGTTCAAATTTTGGTTTCTCATAAATGAACCCCTGAAGTTGTTTGATGGAATGTCCTGCAGGAGAAGAGCACCAGAGAGATGGCTAGAGATAAATTGGTTTGTTCAGTGAAATGAATTATTCTCCCTTGTATAGCTGCTGAAGGGCACAGCCAAATTAAACTGGCTCTAAGCACTGTCCTGATCTCTTCATTGCAGAATAGCTGGGTAACTCACATAGCAGAATTGATAAGCTTGTGTTACTTAGTGTAACAGCTCATTTCCAACATTTCTAGTCATAGCCCCCGATCCACGTGGATGGGCCCCTTGTGCCTGCaaagtcctgttgatttcagtgggactctcCATAGGCGCAAGGGATCATGTGGGTcaaatttgcaggatcaggaccatagtCAGCACAAGAGTTACTGAACCCAGATTTGGgttcaatttttccaaaaggcCTAAGTAACAAGCCAAAGAATTAGCTTCACCAATAGTATATTCTGCCCACTCCCAAGCTATCAGGAGTTGATTGAACATTCCTTATCTCAGGCCAGACTTCTGCACCGtttagggtacgtcttcactgcagagttaacggGAGCTAGCTACGCTCAAGTCTCTCCTCTTGAGTTAGCCTGGCTCACGGGAGTGCAGCCACAGTGCAAAACAACGCTCATGCTGCTGTGTTTCCACTGATGCTGCAATCACTTGTGCGTGGCTCTAAGACTCCTGGGGGCACATGCCATGGTTCTGCAGGACCCTGAGCCTTTCCTGATGAATTGGGGAAGAACTTGTtagaaggcattggaggactagcAGCACTCAAGTGGAGCTAAGCTGCATCCATGCTATAAAGGAGTCAAGTTAGCAGTAAGACATTTTAGCCTATACCCGCTGACGGGCCAGGCAGCTAGAGCTGAAAGCACCACCATGCTTGATCtaagggttttgtgtgtggacaggactcGAGTGAGGAGTAACATTCCGTTCAACTTACAACTCAAGttacctctgcagtgaagacaagcccttctgCTCTTGATATAGGAAAATGCTGTATTCTGTTCTGGTCACTCATTTCTAAACGGTTGTAACAGAAACAGGaggggtacagagaaggacagCAGAAATGGCTAGAGGAACAGAAAGACCGCCATGTGCAGCGTTATAGTTTAGAAAGCAGACAAATAAAAGGTAACGTGATAGAAGCATTTAACGagtggtgcagagaagggcattAGATGCTTCCTATTTGCCCCCGCATAACACTCAAACAAGGAACACCAATGAAATAATTggaaacacatttaaaactggGAAAGGAAATACTTGTTTTGCTTTACACAATGCATAACCAAAGCCAAGAACTTAACAGTATCTAAAAAGAATGAGACATTGGTATGAATAACAAGAACAGCCACATTTACCTTACATTACGATAAAATAAGCATAAGGGATATAACTCCTTATGCTTTAGGGCATAACACAGCCACTAACTGCCTGGGGCTTGCAAAGAACTTCTCCTATGTGCAGGTTATTCCATGATTTGTCTGAGACGGGgtatcttgcaccttcctctgaagcatctctaATGGGATACAAGGACCACTCGTCTTATCCAATACGGCAGTGCCTGTGTTTTCTCTGTTCCTAATTACAATGTGAGACTTTATTCACTTTCACTGGATGAAGTTGATTCTCTCTGGCATCAGATGAGGATGTGTCATCCTCTTCAGGCCCAGCAGACCCAATGGAGCATTGACCTGTGCTCTCAGCTTCTGGATGGGAATTCCAGCTGAGctctgggttaaaaaaaagaaaaaaaaaagacctcagCTTTAAAGCCAAGATGAGGGCAGGTGACAATCCTAAAACCTCAACTTCTTCCTAAGGATCTGGAGTGTATTGTGCAGAGAGAGTGCCCTCTTGCTCTGTACTCTTCAGAAAGGGGGAACTGTACAGAATCTTTGGAAAAGAGGTCAATTACGTAAATTCCAGAGGTTCCCCTGAGTCCTGAGAGCCCTGGGAACTGAGCAGTCCTGTCCCAaaggtgctctctctctccctacttCCCAATCAGGCACACTTGAGTAATTGTTGCACTCCAGAAATAGTGCAGTACATTCTGTAGCTCCACAGCACTCACCCAGAATCTAAATAGTGATAAAcaatttaatttgttttgctttggcttttttatttcaaagcagcCCTGTGCAGCTGAGCAGTAAAGTAAGCAGAGGGCTTCACAAAAGAGCTTCACAAGATGTATTTTTAGGATTTAATTGGACTGAGTGCAGACTAGCACTTCCCAGGGCTCAGACCTGCAGCTTCATTAAATTTCTATGAACAAACAGACCATCTGGTGGTGCAGGATCCATAATTTTAAACCATATCAGGAGATTTCCAGGACCCTGGCTCATCTATTTTTTAATACTCCAGACTGACTGGGGATGAGGAACTCAGTGGCAGGAACAGAAAGCCTTTTTGCTTCATGTGAGCATTTTAGTAAAAACAGCCAAATTCTGAGCTTATGCAAGCAGGAGTCAGTGGAATTTTCAGTATTTTAAGTATTACCTACCCCaagcatgagtcaggccccctaaaattatgagattggcttaaaaaccatgagatttaagaaaaataatatatTCTGGGGTCTTTTGGATTGCCTTGTAGTGCtggagcctttagggttcacattttcaagcttctctccaCAGTCATGATGGatagaaactttcttttttttttcaaatgaaagctgagcttttcacataatcacctgactccaggagctggggctttaagaaaaaacaccaaatatcacaagacttatGATTCTAGCCTcagagttgcagagaaaagcttgaaaatatgacacCTAAAGATTCAAAAATTATAAgataaaaggcaaataaaaagaacccccaaATTATTAAGTTTTAAATCTAGTGTATGATTGTCAATTgtatgatttcttttcttttcttttttcgtgGACTTGACTCCTTGTTTTTGAACACTTATGATTGGCAATCCTCTACTCTACTGTACTTtacttctggcagtggccaacaCCCAGTTGCTTCAGAAATTCTGTGATCATATTCAGTTGTTCATGGGAGATAATTTATTCCTGACCTCTGCAGGCAGTTCACACCCTGGAACATGAGACGTCTATCTCGGAGGAGCCTGTTTTACAAAATATAGCTCTTTTGCAGTAGCTGCTACACATGATTTTGAGGCTGGAggtcacacacacaaatgtttgtTGACTCTCAGGAGAAATAGCCATACGCTGTACCCTGTCACTTAAGAAGCTGTGGTTCCAGTCAAATATAATGACTTCCTTCTGCAGCTTTAAATCAAGGGTGACTTCAAAACAGCAACAAAGTCTGCTAGATTTAATTAACTTTCCCCTGTGGCTTACATGGCATCAGTTCAGTTACCAGCCACAGGCAATTACTAAAGAAAGGCAGCTTctcttaaatttaattatttcccCTGCAGTTTCCATGGTAAAGAGCTGAAGTGGGTACAGTTTGTTTTACTTCTGCTGTTGTGTGAGACTTGCAGTAGTGGTGTGTCAACTCTGTTATCTCACATGATGATGTCAACCACTGCCAGAGCTGAGACAGACCTGAGCCGATGAAATTCTTGCAGGAACACATCTGCAGTAGATGGATTCTTGAATCCATTACCAATTAAGGATCTTAAATCTCCATATACCTTGGCTTCTGGAAAAAACATTCATGGTAGGTGGGATGCAGAGATTGTGTACTGTCACATGAGAAGAGAGTgagaaagaaaagcttgaaaagaaaCTCCTATCAGCAACAGGAGGGCAGGATTTCTGTATCATTTTAGCATCAAACATATTTAACCTTATGACTGTGAAGCATACTGGCTCTGTACAATGAACAGTATGAGAGAGACAGTGGGAATGCAGGGAACACTGAACAGACTGAAGAGAAAGGGTAGCTGGGGTGGATAAAGGTATGAAAATGCAGTTTGgggattttatcatgagtctgatgatatttgatgtttttcttcaaGTCCCAGATCCTGGAGTCGTGTGTTTATGTGAGAATTTCACCTTGCATTTAAAACAATAAGTATAGTTCTAGCCCTTGTGtttgcagagagaagcttgaaaacgtgaaccccaaaggttcaaaaaccagaaggcaaatgaaaagaatccaaattgtattattttaaaatctcatgatttataaacccatctcatgattttggaggtCTGATATTGCATAgaccagatcatcagctggtgcaaatcagtgtaattccattgacttcaatgttgTCCCTTGACCtagactgatttacaccagctggagatctggcccaaATATGTGACCTACATATCCCAGGGGGAAGCAATGGTGCCTAACTCTAGTGACTGTGTCTTTACAACTATACAGGAtttcttattcttctcttcccgCCACTCTAAAATATattgccttgcataatgacagatttcagagtaacagccatgttagtctgtattcgcaaaaagaaaaggagtacttgtggcaccttagagactaaccaatttatttgagcataagctttcgcgagctacagctcacttcatcggatgcatactgtggaaagtatagaagatctttttatacacacaaagcatgaaaaaatgggtgtttaccactacaaaaggttttctctccccccaccccactctcctgctggtaatagcttatctaaagtgatcactctccttacagtgtgtatgataatcaagctgggccatttccagcacaaatccaggttttctcccctcccccccccacaaccccactctcctgttggtaatagcttatctaaagtgatcactctccttacaatgtgtatgataatcaaggtgggccatttccagcacaaatccagggtttaacaaatgatcactttagataagctattaccaacaggagagtggcgttgtgtgtggggggggggaggggagaaaacctggatttgtgctggaaatggcccaacttgattatcatacacattgtaaggagcgtggtcactttagataag
Above is a window of Natator depressus isolate rNatDep1 chromosome 9, rNatDep2.hap1, whole genome shotgun sequence DNA encoding:
- the SLC7A14 gene encoding solute carrier family 7 member 14 is translated as MSFFSYLDPRRIQWGATWNAMHSRILRTKPVESMLEGTGTTTSHGTKLAQVLTTMDLVSLGVGSCVGTGMYVVSGLVAKEMAGPGVIVSFIIAAVASILSGVCYAEFGVRVPKTTGSAYTYSYVTVGEFVAFFIGWNLILEYLIGTAAGASALSSMFDSLANHTISHWMVDSVGTLNGLGNGEESYPDLLALVIAVIVTIIVAMGVKNSVGFNNMLNAINLVVWIFIMIAGLFFVNGDNWSEGQFLPFGWSGVLKGAATCFYAFIGFDIIATTGEEAKSPNTSIPYAITASLVTCLTAYVSVSVILTLMVPYSAIDSESPLMEMFVAHGFYAAKFIVAIGSVAGLTVSLLGSLFPMPRVIYAMAGDGLLFRFLSHVSSYTETPVVACIVSGFLAALLSLLVSLRDLIEMMSIGTLLAYTLVSVCVLLLRYQPESDIDGFVKFLSEEHTKKKEGILADCEKEACSPVSEGEEFTGALTNTCGAKNLPSLGDNEMLIGKADKPTYNINHPNYGTVDMTSGIEADESENIYLIKLKKLIGPRYYTMRIHLGLPGKMDRPTAATGRTVTTCVLLLFVLMFIFCSFIIFGADYIYDESWWAILLVVLMVLLIIALVFVILQQPENPKKLPYMAPCLPFVPAFAMLVNIYLMLKLSTITWLRFAVWCFVGLLIYFGYGMWNSTLEISAREEVLHQSTYQRYDVDVDPFSVEEGFSYANESDNYQDWQPSEEKGFSYQQMSEAKESSRTSSKSKSKGKHKQNFEALIANDELDYSPE